Below is a window of Fervidobacterium pennivorans DSM 9078 DNA.
GCCAGCTGCTTTGACGCTCTCAAGCGATACTATTCTTTCTCCCTTTTTAACTTCCTTGCCAACAGCAGGAAGTTCTACGTAAACAATGTCTCCAAGTTGTTCTTGTGCATAGTTTGAAACTCCTACTTTTCCTGTTTCAGTGTCGATCCATTCATGAGTTTTTGTGTACTTTTTCATCCCATCATACCTCCCTTGAGCTTTATGATAATGTTAACTAAAAGTATTGAAACTTTCCAAAAACTGCATTATCCTTATAAAGAGGGGACACCCCCCAACCAACTCTCGACAAAGGAGGTATCCCGATATGAACAACTCAACGCTCTCTTGTCCAAAATGCGGTTCCACCAGCTTATACAAAAACGGTCATGACAAATACGGTAACCAACAATTCCTTTGCAAACTCTGCCATCATTCTTTCAAACTCTCCCATTCTCAAAAACGCAAAAACTTCCCTTTCCCTTATCCCAAATGCACTTCTTGTGGTAAATCTATGCAAAT
It encodes the following:
- the gcvH gene encoding glycine cleavage system protein GcvH, whose translation is MKKYTKTHEWIDTETGKVGVSNYAQEQLGDIVYVELPAVGKEVKKGERIVSLESVKAAGDVYAPVSGKIVAVNDKVNATPELINQDPEGEGWLVQIEMSNPAELDELLTEDEYKATL